The genomic region CGATGGCAAAGCGAGCGGGGCCATCGTCGAGCTGATTAAAAGCCACTACGGCACCCTGGAAGCCTGGGAGCAAGACTTCCGCCTGACGGGCCTGTCGCTTGGCGGCGGCTCAGGGTGGGTTATTCTGAACTACAATCCTCAGGAGCAAGCCGTTCACAATTACTGGTCTGCGGACCATACACAAAATCTTGCCTGGGGCACTCCGCTGCTGGTGATGGACATGTACGAACATGCGTACCAGATGGACTACGGAGCGAATGCCAAGGGGTACATCGACGCATTTTTCCGGAACATCAAGTGGGACGAAGTCAATCTTCGTGTCGAAGAAATCCGCCCCGGCAAACGAAAGGACTCTGCAGACTAGGCCGCGCTCAAGCAAGCACATGAGAGTCAGACGTGTGCATCGTCCCTAGTCAACACTGAAAAAGCAATCATGAGTGCCACAGAATCGACCCCAGACCGCAGTTCCCGCCGTGTTCCGTCTCAAGTCCCCTTCGGCAGCGCGTTTCGTTACTGGTTCAAGCTAGGGTTCATCAACTTCGGCGGGCCGGCGGGACAAATCGCCTTGATGCATCGCGACCTAGTCGAACAGCGCCGCTGGATTTCGGAGGAGCGCTTTCTGCACGCCCTCAATTACTGCATGTTGCTGCCTGGGCCGGAAGCACAACAATTGGCCATTTATATCGGCTGGCTCCTCCACCGCACCTGGGGTGGCCTGGTCGCGGGTGTGTGTTTCGTCCTGCCGTCGATCTTCATTCTCCTCGCTCTTTCCTATACCTATGCGGCCTACGGCAACCTCTCCTCCGTGGTCGGCGTACTCACAGGCGTGAAGCCGGTCGTGGTGGCGATTGTCGTCGAAGCCGTGCTGAAAATCGGCGGACGGGCGCTCAAACGACGCGTCCACGTGGCGATCGCTGGCGCAGCATTCGTCGGGATTTTCTTTCTTCACCTCCCATTTCCCTTGATCGTCTTGATTGCCGGGCTCGTCGGCTTACTCGGCTCGCGCTGGCAGCCGCAACTGTTCTCTCCCGCACCCGGAGGAACGGCCGCTTCCCTCACTCCGACGGTCATCGACGATGCGGCGCCGTCTGCAGTCCACATGCAGCCCTCATCGCGTTACCTCTGGCAAACATTGGGCAGTGGTCTTGTCCTGTGGACGTTGCCGTTTCTGCTTCTGCTGGCGTGGTACGGGTGGGAGAGTTTGTATGCCCAGCTTTACCGCTTCTTCACACTGGCGGCACTGGTCACCTTCGGCGGGGCCTATGCTGTCCTTGCCTACGTCACTCAAGCTGCAGTTGGCGCTTATGGATGGCTCACGCATGCGCAAGCCGTCGATGGCTTAGCGCTGGCGGAAACCACACCCGGGCCGCTAATTATGGTGCTACAGTTCGTCGGTTTCATCGCCGGGTGGAATCACGCGGGGACCATGAATCCGACGGCCAGCGGCGTACTGAGCGCGCTGATTACCACCTACACCACCTTTCTGCCGAGTTTCCTCTTCATCTTCCTTGGCGCGCCCTACATCGAGGAGCTACGCGGCAATAAGAACCTGACGGCGGCACTCTCCGGCATCACGGCGGCAGTCGTCGGCGTGGTGCTGAATCTCGCGCTCGTATTCGGCATAGCGGTGATCTGGCCGTCTGGTCCGGCCCACGGGACGAGTTGGTTTGCAGCGCTGCTCAGCCTTGCGGCGTTCGCGGCGTTGTATCGTTTCCACATTGACGTGTTGTGGGTCGTCGTGGCTGGCGGAGCGATCGGGCTGGGACAAGGTTGGCTGCTGTAGGGGGGAATTTCCGCATTCTTGTCCGAGAGCAGAAGCGTTTCCCAACCGCATCGCTTCATGTCCGGGCGGGTGTGCCAATTTTTTGCCTCCCGACTTAGAACGCTTCCCTGCGATCCGCACGGTAACTCTGGATAACGCAAACGGGCGGGCGTTCCTCCACCTTCCTTACTCCTGCTCCCTCGAGGTCGTCCACCCCGTATTGCCGACGAACGCACGATTAAGCCGCTAATATCAGTGAATGTATTGCTCATATGCCTAAATCGAACCACATGACATTCGTACACTTTACGATGTGACCACTCGGCTTTGTCATTCTGAGCGCAGCGAAGAATCTCACTGCGAGACCCTTCACTTCGTTCAGGGTGACAACTCTGGTGTGTCAATCTTCTGTGGTGCGATTTAGTAGTCTGTCAAGGGGAAATTGAGGGATAGAGACGGTGCAATTTTACGCGGGCCTCCTGTACGGTAAAGCGCCACCATTGACTGGTAGTTTATCACTCAGCCAGCGCGCACGAAGCTGCACCCTCTTTCCCCCTCAATACCAACGTGACTGACTACTCGCGCGTGGCCTGATTTGTGACGACGCCTCAACTACCTACCCATGACTAACAACGAGCAACTCATAGCTGAAAGCTAATCACTTCTGAAACGGCTCGATCAGCTCTAAGAAGGTCCCGTCGGGGTCTTTGAAGCAAAAGAATTTCGCGCCGGCTTTATTGGGGAATCGGATGACGACGGGCTCGGAGACGCATTCTACCCCCAGCGCTTTCAGCCGTTGGTATTCCTCGTCGAGATCTTTGGTGAACAGAGCAATCCGCGCGGCCCCGGCATGGTAGAGGTGCGGATAGCCAGTGCCTTCTGTTTTGGGTTGCTTCCATTCAATCAGATCGATGCGGGTGGCACGCGGGTCGTCGCCCAGCGCCAGCAGCGCCGCGCGTGCCACGCTATGGGGAATCCCTAAGCCCACGTCGTTAGCCGGATTGGGGCCTTCGCCGATATTGAGTACGACTTTGAAGCCCAGGTTTTTGTAGAACGCCAGAGAACGGTCGAAGTCCGTCACGTTAATGTTAATATGGAAAATCGACTTAATCATGTTGAAATCTTCCTTTATGGAGTTGGGCGCTACTGTGCCATGTATCCGCCATCGACCGGCATCGGCAGTCCGGTCATGTACGAGGCGCGATCCGAGCACAACCACGCCACAGCTTCCCCGACTTCCTCGGGTTGGCCGATGCGTTTCATCGGTTCCGACCGCGCGTAGCGTTCTTCGATATCGGGCCGCTTCTCGAAAGCGCCCATGAGCATTGGCGTGTAAATCGGCGCCGGGCAGACGGCGTTGATGCGGATGCCGTGCCGCGCATATTCCAGCGCGGCTGCTTTGGTAATGCCGGCCACGCCGTGCTTGGCCGCCGTGTACGCCGGGACACGAATGGCCCCGGTGAGTCCCATAATAGAGGAGGTGTTGACGATGGCTCCACTGCCTTGCTTGAGCATCTGGATGATCTCCGCTTTCATGCACAGCCATACGCCTGTGAGGTTCACTGCCAGCACCCGGTTCCATTCCTCTTCGCTGTATTCATGCGTGCGTGCGCCTCGGCCACCGATCCCGGCGTTATTGAAGGCGCAGTCGAGCCGCCCGTAGGTCTCCACCGTCTTGGCGACCATGGCGTCCACGTCGTGCGCTTTGGCCACATCGGTTTTCACGAACAAGGCGTCGGCCCCCATGGCTTTGACTAGCTGCAACGTTTCTTGGCCTCCGGCTTCCGCCACATCGGCCAGCAGCAGCTTCGCGCCCTCGCGAGCGAAGATCTTTGCCGTGGCGCGACCGATACCGGAGCTGGCCCCGGTAATCAAGGCAATTTTTCCTTCGAGAATTCCGCT from Deltaproteobacteria bacterium harbors:
- the chrA gene encoding chromate efflux transporter, whose product is MSATESTPDRSSRRVPSQVPFGSAFRYWFKLGFINFGGPAGQIALMHRDLVEQRRWISEERFLHALNYCMLLPGPEAQQLAIYIGWLLHRTWGGLVAGVCFVLPSIFILLALSYTYAAYGNLSSVVGVLTGVKPVVVAIVVEAVLKIGGRALKRRVHVAIAGAAFVGIFFLHLPFPLIVLIAGLVGLLGSRWQPQLFSPAPGGTAASLTPTVIDDAAPSAVHMQPSSRYLWQTLGSGLVLWTLPFLLLLAWYGWESLYAQLYRFFTLAALVTFGGAYAVLAYVTQAAVGAYGWLTHAQAVDGLALAETTPGPLIMVLQFVGFIAGWNHAGTMNPTASGVLSALITTYTTFLPSFLFIFLGAPYIEELRGNKNLTAALSGITAAVVGVVLNLALVFGIAVIWPSGPAHGTSWFAALLSLAAFAALYRFHIDVLWVVVAGGAIGLGQGWLL
- a CDS encoding VOC family protein — its product is MIKSIFHININVTDFDRSLAFYKNLGFKVVLNIGEGPNPANDVGLGIPHSVARAALLALGDDPRATRIDLIEWKQPKTEGTGYPHLYHAGAARIALFTKDLDEEYQRLKALGVECVSEPVVIRFPNKAGAKFFCFKDPDGTFLELIEPFQK
- a CDS encoding SDR family oxidoreductase, with amino-acid sequence MSGILEGKIALITGASSGIGRATAKIFAREGAKLLLADVAEAGGQETLQLVKAMGADALFVKTDVAKAHDVDAMVAKTVETYGRLDCAFNNAGIGGRGARTHEYSEEEWNRVLAVNLTGVWLCMKAEIIQMLKQGSGAIVNTSSIMGLTGAIRVPAYTAAKHGVAGITKAAALEYARHGIRINAVCPAPIYTPMLMGAFEKRPDIEERYARSEPMKRIGQPEEVGEAVAWLCSDRASYMTGLPMPVDGGYMAQ